In one window of Rhodospirillales bacterium DNA:
- a CDS encoding DUF6088 family protein: MPTPTQDTGLRSQLLARVAAEPDEIWVPGDFADLGNRPAIDKTLQRLVASGDLRRIERGLYDRPRINDLTGRPTVPDYRAVIRAVTRRDQARALIDGMTAANELGLTTVVPARIEVLVDARLKPIRLGNQEIHFRYEAPSRLYWASRPAGRVVQALHWMQDTLSEDSERQHVEAKLRRLFADHRHGKSICDDLRAGFPALPIWMQEFLRGLLIPAAAQAAVRPADCGTAGRPTTCAASGSRPS, translated from the coding sequence ATGCCAACGCCGACGCAAGATACAGGTTTACGCTCCCAGCTCCTTGCCCGCGTTGCGGCCGAGCCAGATGAGATCTGGGTCCCAGGCGACTTTGCTGATCTCGGCAACCGCCCCGCTATTGACAAAACCTTGCAGCGCTTGGTCGCCTCCGGCGATCTGCGCCGTATCGAACGAGGCCTCTACGACCGGCCGCGGATCAACGACCTGACTGGCCGCCCAACAGTACCCGACTACCGCGCCGTCATCCGGGCCGTCACCCGCCGCGACCAAGCCCGCGCCCTCATCGACGGCATGACCGCTGCCAACGAACTCGGTCTCACCACCGTAGTGCCAGCTCGCATCGAGGTCTTGGTCGATGCGCGGTTGAAGCCCATCAGACTCGGCAACCAGGAAATCCACTTCCGATACGAGGCGCCAAGCCGCCTCTATTGGGCCAGCCGGCCGGCCGGGCGCGTCGTCCAGGCACTGCACTGGATGCAAGACACGCTCTCCGAGGACAGCGAGCGCCAGCATGTCGAGGCCAAGCTGCGACGTCTCTTTGCCGATCACCGGCACGGCAAATCCATCTGTGACGATCTGCGGGCAGGTTTCCCGGCCCTGCCGATCTGGATGCAGGAGTTCCTCCGCGGGTTGCTCATTCCCGCCGCCGCACAGGCGGCCGTTCGGCCCGCCGATTGCGGGACGGCGGGCCGACCGACTACCTGCGCCGCTTCCGGAAGCCGGCCCAGTTGA